In Haloterrigena turkmenica DSM 5511, a single genomic region encodes these proteins:
- the ilvA gene encoding threonine ammonia-lyase, whose protein sequence is MLELDDILEARERVRETSRHTPLERSHTYSSMTDAEVHLKLENFQRTGAFKIRGATNRIATLSEDQKDAGVVTASAGNHAQGVALAATRSGVDSKIVMPEHAPISKVKATKSYGAEVVLSGRDYNEAAERAHEIEREEGRTYVHAFDDEYVMAGQGTIGLEILEDCPDVETVVVPIGGGGLISGIATAIKEQNPDVRVIGVQATGASSAAASLEKGERVSIDEVDTIADGIATRSVGEQTFPYIQEYVDEVVTVSDPEIAVALVYLLERSKTLVEGAGAVPLAAVLFEKFDYDEGEVIVPALCGGNIDLNTLTNVIVRGLVETGRYLKIQTVLKDRPGALEDLLDIFTAHQANIYAIHHDRTSRDVEMSDTEVEIELEMRGPDHVDAFLSDLRGAGYEVDVLA, encoded by the coding sequence ATGCTCGAACTCGACGATATTCTCGAGGCTCGCGAACGAGTACGGGAAACGTCCAGACACACGCCGCTCGAGCGCTCGCACACCTATTCCTCGATGACCGATGCCGAGGTACACCTGAAACTGGAGAACTTCCAGCGGACCGGCGCGTTCAAGATCCGCGGGGCGACCAACCGGATCGCGACGCTCTCCGAGGATCAGAAGGACGCGGGCGTCGTCACCGCCAGCGCCGGCAACCACGCCCAGGGGGTCGCGCTCGCGGCCACGCGGTCGGGCGTCGACTCGAAGATCGTCATGCCCGAACACGCGCCGATCTCGAAGGTCAAGGCGACCAAGAGCTACGGCGCCGAGGTCGTCCTGTCGGGTCGAGACTACAACGAGGCCGCCGAGCGCGCCCACGAGATCGAACGCGAGGAGGGGCGGACCTACGTCCACGCCTTCGACGACGAGTACGTCATGGCCGGACAGGGCACGATCGGCCTTGAGATCCTCGAGGACTGCCCCGACGTCGAGACCGTCGTCGTCCCCATCGGCGGCGGCGGCCTCATCAGCGGCATCGCGACCGCGATCAAGGAGCAGAACCCGGACGTGCGCGTCATCGGCGTCCAGGCCACGGGCGCCTCGAGTGCCGCCGCCTCGCTCGAGAAGGGCGAGCGGGTTTCGATCGACGAGGTCGACACCATCGCCGACGGCATCGCGACCCGCAGCGTCGGCGAGCAGACGTTTCCCTATATTCAGGAGTACGTCGACGAGGTCGTCACCGTCTCCGATCCCGAAATCGCCGTCGCCCTGGTTTACCTCCTCGAGCGCTCGAAGACGCTCGTCGAGGGCGCGGGCGCGGTGCCCCTCGCCGCCGTCCTCTTCGAGAAGTTCGACTACGACGAGGGCGAAGTCATCGTCCCCGCGCTCTGTGGCGGTAACATCGACCTCAACACGCTGACGAACGTCATCGTCCGCGGTCTCGTCGAGACCGGGCGCTACCTGAAGATCCAAACCGTTCTGAAGGACCGGCCGGGCGCGCTCGAGGATCTGCTCGATATCTTCACCGCCCACCAGGCGAACATCTACGCCATCCACCACGATCGGACCTCCCGCGACGTCGAGATGAGCGATACGGAAGTCGAAATCGAACTCGAGATGCGCGGTCCAGACCACGTCGACGCGTTCCTCTCCGACCTGCGCGGGGCCGGCTACGAGGTCGACGTGCTCGCCTGA
- a CDS encoding helix-turn-helix domain-containing protein, whose protein sequence is MTGFRATVVVEDPGDCPIADVSASTDEPITSVTRSRASTDGTVVEEFGIAADAGAESIDAGTATDLTPIQANEREEIYRFERESEADCACEIVEGTGTPVSSVRAQDGALQLTFRTLELTEIADIVDDLRDRFESVLVEELTQDHDDETSDPVLVDRDLLTTRQREILETAHEMGYFDYPKGANATDVAEELGIARSTLTEHLAAAQTKLLDALLEK, encoded by the coding sequence ATGACCGGGTTTCGAGCCACAGTCGTCGTCGAGGATCCCGGGGACTGCCCGATCGCGGACGTGTCGGCGTCTACCGACGAGCCGATCACCTCCGTGACGCGGTCGCGCGCGTCGACCGACGGGACGGTCGTCGAAGAGTTCGGTATCGCCGCCGACGCCGGGGCGGAGTCGATCGACGCCGGTACCGCGACCGACCTGACCCCGATCCAGGCGAACGAACGCGAGGAGATCTATCGATTCGAACGCGAGAGCGAGGCCGACTGCGCGTGCGAAATCGTCGAGGGAACCGGGACGCCCGTCTCTTCGGTCCGCGCACAGGACGGCGCGCTCCAGTTGACGTTTCGCACCCTCGAACTGACGGAGATCGCCGACATCGTCGACGATCTCCGGGATCGGTTCGAGAGCGTCCTCGTCGAGGAACTCACGCAGGACCACGACGACGAGACGTCGGATCCGGTTCTGGTCGACCGCGACCTGCTGACGACGCGCCAGCGCGAGATCCTCGAGACGGCCCACGAGATGGGGTACTTCGACTACCCGAAAGGCGCGAACGCGACGGACGTCGCCGAGGAACTGGGAATCGCTCGGTCGACGCTCACCGAGCATCTGGCCGCCGCCCAGACGAAGCTGCTCGACGCATTGCTCGAAAAATAA
- a CDS encoding gamma-glutamylcyclotransferase family protein has product MLVFVYGTLTDPERVASLLEDGPGEYEFAGPATLEGLHRVDGRYPTLVPGGSVEGRLLAVDEPALERLDRYEGVDRDLYVRVAVSGPDDRRVWIYVGDPGRLGAHAADGWPDDRPFRDAVRAAIVPNTTVVRRDE; this is encoded by the coding sequence GTGCTGGTCTTCGTCTACGGAACGCTGACCGACCCCGAACGGGTCGCGTCGCTGCTCGAGGACGGCCCCGGTGAGTACGAGTTCGCCGGGCCGGCGACGCTCGAGGGGCTCCACCGCGTCGACGGCCGATATCCGACGCTCGTTCCGGGCGGCAGCGTCGAGGGCCGGCTCCTCGCGGTCGACGAACCCGCGCTCGAGCGGCTCGATCGCTACGAAGGAGTCGATCGCGACCTGTACGTTCGGGTTGCGGTTTCGGGGCCGGACGACCGGCGCGTCTGGATCTACGTCGGCGACCCGGGTCGGCTCGGTGCCCACGCCGCCGACGGCTGGCCGGACGACCGCCCGTTTCGCGACGCGGTGCGCGCCGCTATCGTGCCAAACACCACCGTGGTAAGAAGAGACGAATGA
- the citZ gene encoding citrate synthase produces MADDLKKGLEGVLVAESGLSSIDGDAGRLIYRGYSIEDLARGASYEEVLYLLWHGELPTADELEEFSAALSEERGVHDDVLDAMERLAAADERPMAALRTAVSMFSAYEPESDADPEDLEATMRKGRRITAKIPTALAAFERYRQGEEPVDPHPELGLAANFLYMLTGEEPGDVHAETFDQALILHADHGLNASTFTSMVIGSTMADIYSAVTGGVSALSGPLHGGANQDVMEVLFEIDESNLDPLDWVEQATDEGRRIPGFGHRVYNVKDPRAKILQERSKELAEEGDDKWYEITTTIEQYLSEEKGLAERGIAPNVDFYSGSVYYQLGIPIDMYTPIFAMSRAGGWVGHVLEYQEDNRLIRPLSRYTGPTDQEFVPVDER; encoded by the coding sequence ATGGCTGACGATCTCAAAAAAGGACTGGAGGGAGTCCTTGTCGCAGAGTCAGGGCTCAGCTCGATCGATGGTGACGCCGGTCGACTGATCTATCGAGGGTACTCGATCGAGGATCTCGCTCGCGGCGCGAGCTACGAAGAAGTCCTCTATCTCCTCTGGCACGGCGAACTCCCGACCGCGGACGAACTCGAGGAGTTCTCCGCGGCGCTCTCCGAGGAGCGCGGGGTTCACGACGACGTTCTCGACGCCATGGAGCGACTCGCGGCGGCCGACGAGCGGCCGATGGCCGCACTCCGAACCGCAGTTTCGATGTTCTCGGCCTACGAGCCCGAGAGCGACGCCGATCCCGAGGATCTCGAGGCGACGATGCGAAAGGGGCGACGCATCACCGCCAAGATCCCGACTGCGCTGGCGGCCTTCGAGCGTTACCGCCAGGGCGAGGAGCCGGTCGATCCCCACCCTGAGCTGGGTCTGGCGGCGAACTTCCTGTATATGCTGACCGGCGAGGAACCCGGTGACGTCCACGCCGAAACCTTCGACCAGGCGCTGATCCTGCACGCGGACCACGGCCTGAACGCTTCGACGTTTACGTCGATGGTGATCGGCTCGACGATGGCCGACATCTACAGCGCCGTGACCGGCGGTGTCAGCGCCCTTTCCGGCCCGCTTCACGGCGGCGCTAATCAGGACGTCATGGAGGTCCTCTTCGAGATCGACGAGAGCAACCTCGACCCCCTCGACTGGGTCGAGCAGGCGACCGACGAAGGCCGTCGCATTCCCGGATTCGGCCACCGCGTCTACAACGTCAAGGACCCCCGCGCGAAGATCCTGCAAGAGCGCAGCAAGGAACTCGCCGAGGAGGGCGACGACAAGTGGTACGAGATCACCACCACCATCGAGCAGTACCTCTCCGAGGAGAAGGGACTCGCCGAACGGGGTATCGCCCCGAACGTCGACTTCTACTCGGGCTCGGTCTACTACCAGCTCGGCATCCCGATCGACATGTACACGCCCATCTTCGCGATGAGCCGCGCCGGCGGCTGGGTCGGTCACGTCCTCGAGTACCAGGAGGACAACCGCCTCATCCGCCCGCTCTCGCGATACACCGGCCCGACGGATCAGGAGTTCGTCCCGGTCGACGAACGGTAA